A segment of the Acidobacteriota bacterium genome:
CACTGCGCCGCACCCGCGGCGGGCAGAATGAGCAGGCAGGCGGCCGCCACCGCTGACATCAGGTACATCCGCGCCCTCATGAGTCCTCCTTTCGCGGGCTACGTGCCCGAACCCGCCGCGATTATGTCACGTGGTCGGGATGGCGTCCGCCCGTGGAAGCGGGCCCCACGTGCTGCCGCGGCCTGGCGCGCGTCGGAGGGATTGCGCCCGCGCCGCGGAAAGGCGATGATCGGTGGCAGGCGCCGGTGGACCGCGCGCCGGCGCAATCCGTGCCGCCGGACGAACCGCTGCCTGGCGGTCACGGTCTCTCCCCGAGCGCATGCGGTCGAGCCGCCGGGAACGCTCGAGAACGTCGAGGATGCAGACGATGTCAGAACTCTTCGCAAGGACGTCGGAAGGTTTCGGCCGCCGGTTCGGACACCGCGGCCCCGGGTTCGGGCTCGCGTGGTTCGCCCGCGCGGCGCTGATCGCGTTGGCGGCGGCCACGGCCGGCTGCGCCGCCGATGAATCCGGAGGCCCCGCCTCGCTCGACGAGCTCGCACGAGGCGCGCTGGCCACGATCGACGGGGAGTTGGCGGTGCCCGGCCTGAAGGAGCCGGTCGAGGTGATCCGCGACGAGTGGGGCGTGCCGCACATCTACGCGCAGAACGACGACGACCTGTTCTTCGCGCAGGGCTACGTCATGGCCCAGGACCGGCTGTGGCAGATGGAGATGTGGCGCCGCTGGCGCGAGGGGCGGCTGGCCGAGGTCTTCGGGCCGGAGGCGCTCGACTACGACCGCCGCACCCGGCTGATGATGTTCCGCGGGCCGTGGGACGAGACCGAGTGGACCAGCTATCACCCCGACGCCCACCGGCTGTTCACCGCGCACGCCAGCGGGGTCAACGCCTTCATCGAGCAGAACCGAGACAATCTGCCGGTGGAGTTCCAGCTCACCGGCGTCGAGCCGTTGCCCTGGACGGCGGAGACTGCCGTGCTGCGCTGGGCCGCGCTCGGCGTGCCGAGCGTGCGGGGGCACGCCATCCACGAGATGCAGCTCGCCCTCGACGTCGCCCGTTACGGCGCGGAGGAGGCGAACCGGCGCTTCGCCCCGGACCCGTGGGACAACCTGGTCGTACCGGAGGGGCTCGACGTCAGCATCATCACCGAGGAGATCCTCGACGCCATGCGCGCCGGGGACGGCGACCCGTTCGTGACGGGGCGTCTGCCCGCGCTGGAGATCGTCGAGCCGTACCGTGCACTGGTCGCGGCTCCGGGGTTGCAGACCCGCCAGGTCTCGCCCCGGCCGATCGCGACCGAAGGGAGCAACAACTGGGTCATGACCGGCGAGCGCTCGCCGTCCGGGGTGCCGATTCTCGCCAACGATCCCCACCGGCGCATCGAAATGCCGGCGCTGCGCTACTTCGTGCACCTGGTGGCGCCCGGCTGGAACGTCATCGGGGGCGGCGAGCCGCCCTTCGCCGGGGTCGACGCGGGCAGCAACGACCGCATGGCGTGGGGCTTCACCTTCGCCGGCACCGACATGGTCGACGTCTACGTCGAGGAGCTGCACCCGGAGGATCCGGACCTGGTGCGCTGGCAGGACGGCTGGGAGCCGCTGCGGGTCATCGAGGAGGAGATCCCGGTCAAGGGGCAGGAGCCCGAGCCGGTGGTGCTGAAGTTCAGCCGGCACGGCCCCGTCTTCTACGAGGATCTGGAGAACCGCGTCGCCTACGCCGTGCGCTCGGTCGTGCAAGAGCCCGGCACCGCCGCCTACAAGGGCAGCTTCCAGCTCGCCCAGGCGGAGAGCTGCGCCGATTTCTTCGAGCGCGCGATGCACTGGTTGGTCCCGACGCACAGCCTGGTCTGCGGCGACGCGGACGGCAACATCGCCCTGCAGGTGACCGGCCTGACCCCGGACCGCGACGGCTGGAATGGCCGGCTGCCGGTGCCCGGCAACGGCGACTACGAGTGGCAAGGGTTTCGGGAGGACCTGCCGCGGGAGTTCAATCCCGAGCGGGGCTACGTCGCGACGGCCAACAACAATGTTCACCCGCCCGGCTACGAGGGGCGGCCGGTCTTCTACCACACCTCGCGCGGCGTGGAGACGTCGCGCATAGCGCGCCTGCACCAGATCCTCGGCGCGGGCGAGGTGCTCTCCGTGGAGGACCACAAGCGCATCCAGCACGACTCTCGCCTGCTCGCGGCCGAGCGGGACATCCCGGCCTTCCGGGGCTGGACGTCCGACGACCCGGATGTGGAATGGGCGCGCGGCCTGATCGCCGACTGGGACGCTACGGTCTCGCGGGAGAGCATCGCGGGAGCGCTCTACGTGCGCTGGAACGCCGCAGTCGACGATGCCGTCCGGGACGATGAAACGCCCGCGGCCGAGCGGCAGGCGCTTGTCGAGCAGGGCTTGACGGCCGCGATCGAGCGGCTTGGCGAGGAGCTCGGTCCCGACCGGGCCGAGTGGCGCCACGGCCGGGTCCACGCCAGCGAGCTGGCGCACATGCTGGCCCCGGCGTTCGACCTGCCGGCGGTGGAGCGTCCCGGCGGCTTCGGCTCGCTCAACGCCACCGGCGCCAACTTCCGGCGCATCATCGACCTTGCGGATCCGGATCGCTCCGTCGCGAGCAACGCCCCGGGGCAGTCGGCCCAGCCCGGCAGCCCGTACTACGGCAACCTGGCGCCGAACCTCGGCAACGGCGAGTACTTCCCCCTGCTCTTTACGCGTGGGGCGGTGGAGGAGCGGGCCGCGCACCGGTTGACGCTACGGCCGGCCGAGGACTGACGCGCCGTCGCGACGACCCGTTCGAGCGGTGTCTCCTCAACCGGTCCGCCCGGCGATGCCGCCCGGCGGCTGGCCGACGCTGTTGCCGAACGGCAACGCGTTAGACGAGGCAGGTGATGGCGGCGTTCCGGGCCGGCTCCAATGCGCTCCGGTGAGGGCGTCTCCATCGCCTGCCAACAGCAGGATCCGGACCGCTCACTCGCCGGGTCCGTCTCGCTCATGCCCGTCGAGGTGATCGATCAACAATCCGCGCACGCCCCCCAGTTCGTCGCGCACGTCCCGGAGTTCAACTCGTACGTCCCGGATCTCCGCTCGGACGCCCTCCAGTTCGTCGCGCACGCTCCGAATCTCGCCGCGCACGCTCTGAATCTCGCCGCGCACTTCGTCGCGCACGCTCTGGAACTCCGCGCGAACAGCCGCTCGGAAATCCATCAGGTTGGCGTGGAGATCGTCGATTCTCGCGTTCGTCGAGCTCGAGGAGCCTGCGACCGTCGTGCAGATGGCGCCAACCCCCAGCGCAGCGCTGAGCAGAACCTGCCTGTCCGTCATGTCGTCACTCCCGGGGGTTCATGCCTATAGTATGGCACGTATCATCGGGCGGGCGTCATGCGCCTTCGCGCCCAGCGCCTATAATGCGAAAGAGTGCCTGGAACCCGCCGGAGGCGGAGCGTCCCGCCGGCACGGCCAAGCGAGGAGCATGCGATGAGTAACCGGGGATTCGCCTTCGTTCTGATTTTGCTCGCCTTCGCGCCGGTGTCCGCCGCGCCGGCCGCGGCCCAGTCCGAGTTCGAGCCGCCGCGCCTCGCGGACGGCAAGCCGGACCTGCAGGGGGTCTGGGACTTCCGCACGCTGACCCCGCTGCAGCGGCCCGAGGACCGCGCCGACCAGGCGTTGCTGACGCCGGAGGAGGCGGCGGAGATCGAGGCGGCCGCGGTGCAGCGGGCCATCGAGGCGGATCGGCCGAGCGAGATTCGCACCGAGCCGTTGCCGGTCGGCGGCAATGTCGGCGGGTACAACAACTTCTGGTTCGACCGCGGGGCCGGCGTGGTGGACGACCACCGCACGTCCCTCATCGTCGACCCGCCGAACGGGCGGATTCCCGAGCCGAAGCCGGAGGCCAGGCGGCAGGAGACGACCAACGACGACACGTCGCTGCCGGACCGGCCGGTGCGCTTCCGCGTGGGCGGCATCGGGACGCACGGTCCCGAGGACCGCGGTCTGGCCGAGCGCTGCCTGCTCGGATTCAACACCGGCCCGCCTATCGTGCCCGGCGGCTACAACCAGAACATGCAGCTCTTCCAGACGTCGGACCACGTGGTCATCCTCAACGAGATGGTCCACGACGCGCGCATCGTGCCGCTCGACGGGCGTGACGCGCTGCCCGAGGACATGCGGCAGTGGATGGGCAGCTCGCGCGGCCACTGGGAGGGCGACACCCTGGTGGTGCAGACCACCAACTTCACCGGCCTGACCGCGAGCTTTGCTCCCTCGGTGCGTTCGGCAGTGGGAACCGGCGCCACGCTGCATCTGACCGAGCGGTTCAGCCGCATTGCCGAGGACACGCTTCTCTACGAGTTCACCGTCAACGACCCGGCCAGCTTCACCCGGCCGTTCACGGCGGCGATACCGATGAAGCGCGGGGCGGCGCCGCTCTTCGAGTACGCCTGCCACGAGGGGAACTACGGGATGCTCAATCTGCTCTCCGGCGCCCGCGCGCAGGAGCGGGAGGCGTCCGAGCAGTAGCCGGGTCACGTCCGGCGGGGAGGTTCCATGACGGCCCGGTTGTTCCATGCGTTCTGTCTCGCGACGGTCTGTGCCACTCTCGGGACGCTGTCGTCCGTCGGAATCGGCGCTCACCGCGCGGTTGGGGCGCCGGCCGTCGCAGCCGCCGCTCAGGGTGACGCCTGCGCCGCCGTCATGGGGGCCGACCTCGGCCTGCCGCATACGACGATCACCGTCGCGGAGGAGATAACGCCTCCCTTTGCGCCGCCCGAGACCTTCAGTTCGCGCGGCTTCACGGTGGAGGACGTCTCCTTCTGCCGTGTGGCGGGCCTGGCGAGTCCGGAGGCAGGCTCGGAGATCCGGTTCGAGGTCTGGCTGCCTCCCGCGGACGACTGGAACGGCCGGTTCCAGGGCATCGGATCCGGGGGCTCGGCCGGCGCCATCCGCTACCGGCAGCTCGCCGCGGCGGTGGCCGGAGGGTACGCGGCGGTGGCGACCGACAACGGCCACACCAGCACGAGCGGCTTCGACGGAAGCTGGTCGCTGGGACACCCGGTGCGGCTGGTCGACTTCGGGTACCGCGCGCAGCACGAGGCAACCGTGGCCGGAAAAGCGGTTGCCCGCGCCTACTACGGCCGCGATGCCGACTTCTCATACTTCGTCGGTTGCTCGCAGGGCGGTCATCACGCGTTGATGGAGGCGCAACGCTACCCCGAAGATTACGACGGCATCGTGGCGGGCGCGCCGGCCAACCACTGGATCGGCCTGATGACCGCTGAGCTCTGGGCCGGGCTCGCTACCACTCGGGACCCGGAGCAGGACCTCCCGCGCGCCAAGCTGCCCGTGCTCGGAGCCGCCGTGATGGCGGCGTGCGACGGACTGGACGGGCTGGAGGACGAATTGATCGACGATCCCCGCAACTGCGACTTCGATCCCGGCGTGCTGCAGTGCGAGGGGGAGGACGCCGGGGACTGCCTGACCGCGGGACAGGTCGCCGCGGCGCGGGCGATCTACGCCGGACCGGTGCGGCCAAGCACCGGGGAGTCGCTGTTTCCCGGCTACGCGCTGGGCAGCGAGCACTTCGAGGCGCCGGACGGCCTCGGCGGCTGGGCCCGCTATTGGTCGGGCATCACCGAGCCGGGCGGCAGCACCGCCCAGTTCATGAAGTACAGCGTTTTCGAGGATCCGGACTACGACCTCAACCGCTTCGACTTCGACGCGGACTGGGACCGCGCCAACAACCGTTCCCTGGGCAACGACGAAACGCTGGCCACGGCGCTGAACGCCATCGACCCGGACCTGTCGGCGTTCAAGGCGCGGGGCGGCAAGCTCATCAGCTACCACGGTTGGGCCGACGCGCTCATCACCGGTCACTACGCGGTGCAGTACTACGAGGACGTGCTGGCCGCGATGGGCGGCCTGGAGCAGACCACCGACTTCTACCGCCTGTTCATGGCGCCGGGGGTGGCGCACTGCCGCGGCGGTCCCGGTCCCGACCGCTTCGACGCGGTGGCGGCCATCGAGCGCTGGGTGGAACAGGGCGAGGCGCCGGACCGGATCATCGCGTCGAAGGTGGTGAACGGCGAGGTGCGCCGTTCACGCCCGCTCTGCGTCTATCCGCGGGTGGCCCGCTACGACGGCAGCGGCAGCATCGACGACGCGGCGAACTTCGCCTGCGTCAATCCGGACTGACCGGACGCCGGCTCGCAGACAACGCGCTGTCGGTGCTGGACCCGCCGCAAGGACGGTGACCGCCGTTTAGCTTTAGCCGCGTGTCAGTCGTCCGGCGCGCCTTGATCGTGCCCCTCGAGGTGGTCGATCAAGAGGCTCCGCACGCCCTGTATCTCGTCGCGCACGCTTTGGATCTCCGATCTGACCTCTGCTCGGAAATCGAGCAGGTTCGCCTGGAGATCACCGATCCGCGCGTTCGTCGAGCACGAGGATCCCGCGACAGTGGCGCAGATGGCCCCAACCCCCAGTGCGGCGCTGAGCAGAGCCTGTTGGTCCGTCATGGTCTCTCTCCCGGGGGGTTCATGTCTATAGTATCACACGTATCCGCGCGCAGATCGGACGCCGAGGCGCGCCTTCCTGACCCGGCA
Coding sequences within it:
- a CDS encoding penicillin acylase family protein, producing the protein MRSSRRERSRTSRMQTMSELFARTSEGFGRRFGHRGPGFGLAWFARAALIALAAATAGCAADESGGPASLDELARGALATIDGELAVPGLKEPVEVIRDEWGVPHIYAQNDDDLFFAQGYVMAQDRLWQMEMWRRWREGRLAEVFGPEALDYDRRTRLMMFRGPWDETEWTSYHPDAHRLFTAHASGVNAFIEQNRDNLPVEFQLTGVEPLPWTAETAVLRWAALGVPSVRGHAIHEMQLALDVARYGAEEANRRFAPDPWDNLVVPEGLDVSIITEEILDAMRAGDGDPFVTGRLPALEIVEPYRALVAAPGLQTRQVSPRPIATEGSNNWVMTGERSPSGVPILANDPHRRIEMPALRYFVHLVAPGWNVIGGGEPPFAGVDAGSNDRMAWGFTFAGTDMVDVYVEELHPEDPDLVRWQDGWEPLRVIEEEIPVKGQEPEPVVLKFSRHGPVFYEDLENRVAYAVRSVVQEPGTAAYKGSFQLAQAESCADFFERAMHWLVPTHSLVCGDADGNIALQVTGLTPDRDGWNGRLPVPGNGDYEWQGFREDLPREFNPERGYVATANNNVHPPGYEGRPVFYHTSRGVETSRIARLHQILGAGEVLSVEDHKRIQHDSRLLAAERDIPAFRGWTSDDPDVEWARGLIADWDATVSRESIAGALYVRWNAAVDDAVRDDETPAAERQALVEQGLTAAIERLGEELGPDRAEWRHGRVHASELAHMLAPAFDLPAVERPGGFGSLNATGANFRRIIDLADPDRSVASNAPGQSAQPGSPYYGNLAPNLGNGEYFPLLFTRGAVEERAAHRLTLRPAED
- a CDS encoding tannase/feruloyl esterase family alpha/beta hydrolase; this encodes MTARLFHAFCLATVCATLGTLSSVGIGAHRAVGAPAVAAAAQGDACAAVMGADLGLPHTTITVAEEITPPFAPPETFSSRGFTVEDVSFCRVAGLASPEAGSEIRFEVWLPPADDWNGRFQGIGSGGSAGAIRYRQLAAAVAGGYAAVATDNGHTSTSGFDGSWSLGHPVRLVDFGYRAQHEATVAGKAVARAYYGRDADFSYFVGCSQGGHHALMEAQRYPEDYDGIVAGAPANHWIGLMTAELWAGLATTRDPEQDLPRAKLPVLGAAVMAACDGLDGLEDELIDDPRNCDFDPGVLQCEGEDAGDCLTAGQVAAARAIYAGPVRPSTGESLFPGYALGSEHFEAPDGLGGWARYWSGITEPGGSTAQFMKYSVFEDPDYDLNRFDFDADWDRANNRSLGNDETLATALNAIDPDLSAFKARGGKLISYHGWADALITGHYAVQYYEDVLAAMGGLEQTTDFYRLFMAPGVAHCRGGPGPDRFDAVAAIERWVEQGEAPDRIIASKVVNGEVRRSRPLCVYPRVARYDGSGSIDDAANFACVNPD